Proteins encoded in a region of the Ptychodera flava strain L36383 chromosome 4, AS_Pfla_20210202, whole genome shotgun sequence genome:
- the LOC139131393 gene encoding sacsin-like, with product MPYLYKVPREIIPYKKLLSTCGVREQFEVNDFINVLEELSHKRREHPLEPPECKIALTLLRELCEKTSSSVDLEDKDIYVPDNNDVLRSSKVLTFNDDAPWLQQNGHYTFAHKDVPWSHAEKLGIVAARYKKAQEFSSLMGFAHEFGQKEELTNRLKDILKAYPGGSEIFKELLQNADDAKATEIHIIYDQRSHPSQMIVSDSWATMQERPAICVYNNRVFSDEDIKGIQQVGIGGKRSDAETTGQYGIGFNSVYHLTDCPTFISDNEKLGIFDPHLKYITGASVNKPGILFDPVSELQSSFKHMLSGYLGDFIKLEGGTLFRFPLRQEGDASDISSSTYGPSDVRELIRQFQSNAFDSLMFLNHIKTIKLSEITISGELKQLYMVGVEMTESDTLKREDMAKHISQHKNTTVVEIPVKVTDYLLSVKDSKHREEDWLIVQQFGFSERPDEHLAHEDIGKLLPRAGVAAMVSEHTPVATKYPSYIRPGMSSPAPAAKEMTKQKYAYCFLPLPIETDLPVNVNGHFALDRSRRYLWRDQGHRHSFRGAWNEQLISKALAPAYSTLLSVAAQKYVVNLKEDSDMDEVKSKDLEWYHGLFPLVQKGVVELTGTRKWEWTFLAEQTMVYIASMRVKVLPMIKHSGLDEAVISWHEPVNEDNSVFFDSLGRGNTGKLIRSFLMASGFNLLASPMRIYDSFLHLGIKVHTVTPVSIVEFMHSNSCAVGNVPCGIDLSTYKTVKSYLKVLKYVLKCIKDPRQLSGLPLQLCADNTVGVFRTCDPPYLSEFTDLLPSLKHKFLSPDTHSILLEFMRGLDSSTTVNAWKDLTPHELSQHLNSVLPDEWENVPHCITLLDVPNKDFYIQWLQLLWKYLCTRTDDDPLHHLQSWPIIPITESSLLSPSNGKHVLNLLSREDEWSLQFHVSQLFRKLRCPEVSQEIIENEPCTKERIAELLQPYVVSPEECKDVLSLIDYLMTKRSICFLSISKYEAETFLQYFQKEIKNYSHQHINILKKLPVYEKHSGELTSLYSYSKCHVLSGSFPEVPDGLWNKCSCVFLSPKLHLQLLLQGIGVSAIDVFDVYKMYIIPNFHIFSNQSRVAHLKYIRDKLMPSRLNNKQQEHIIRILSSVELIPSEDGTLKRVDYFFDPKNNVFMEMEDKCYHLPKEFADDYRWGNFLERLGLKTTVTKSLFLQYVNRVATSAIRCTSAALKPILCKSKLLAGELNNNNDLRTPDTFQEISKIKFIPSARVRHDLCDIHPPFLREGTDVVPFICYNGNISEQHVELAWTSCFLLPHWAIPTRYEYIRNKRVDLHQYLGISDKQSLGSVINHCQNICDRMAKENCPDTEDTVPKKTRETLSSVLIKIYKYLQQNINNTPLKTRLSNTPLVLVDNNKMLVRANQLAYKLGPLPSDTLQPYMYTPPRALGQYDELFQQLGTEENATFQQYACVLTSIKERCKDNNMDPNEKKKVLSATKALFHYLSDDTYEKDSESVNRLYLPSATYKLKLSTELYHGSYHLIRRIDQSEYDFLLPLTECGCDERKGNMSVELLPEKHRPKDVGKVVSEKIGPHAKPCIAESCDYSCHFKGMLSSEELALALKRIIRHQRGPNFLDTCRKDQIANLKTKLRIHCMRKLETMIYSPSRGEYIDGSENDQQIFMSESEDGFDLYINHGDIPVEIRLLGKLVTKVNKIISWQVIDTAVVQTLLSKGVEHFEDILSEDYHIPEYDQIDEVKEDESSPGKPVPEDVVNLLNNDPINSFRAGEVVASRKSIQEGDGAESESGEYVFAEVIEVLDVYADSGDTRGRKKKYKVNSGGNEPVEVSCNDLFKFKRFKK from the coding sequence ATGCCTTATCTGTATAAAGTTCCCAGAGAAATAATTCCATATAAGAAGTTGCTGAGTACATGTGGTGTCCGTGAGCAATTTGAAGTGAATGACTTCATAAATGTGTTGGAAGAACTTAGTCACAAGAGGAGAGAACACCCACTTGAGCCACCTGAATGTAAAATTGCACTGACACTATTACGTGAACTCTGTGAAAAGACTAGTAGCAGTGTTGACCTAGAAGACAAAGACATATATGTTCCAGACAATAACGATGTTTTGAGATCAAGCAAAGTCTTGACATTTAATGATGATGCACCATGgctgcaacaaaatggccattaTACTTTTGCTCATAAGGATGTCCCATGGTCTCATGCTGAAAAACTGGGTATCGTTGCTGCAAGGTACAAGAAAGCACAAGAGTTTTCATCCTTAATGGGTTTTGCACATGAATTTGGACAGAAAGAAGAGCTTACCAACCGCCTGAAAGATATCCTGAAAGCCTACCCAGGAGGTTCTGAAATATTTAAGGAACTGCTTCAGAATGCAGATGATGCAAAAGCCACTGAAATTCATATCATATATGACCAAAGGTCACATCCATCACAAATGATTGTCAGTGATTCGTGGGCAACAATGCAGGAACGTCCAGCAATATGTGTATACAACAACAGAGTGTTCAGCGATGAAGATATTAAGGGTATTCAACAGGTCGGTATTGGTGGTAAAAGAAGTGATGCAGAAACAACTGGACAATATGGCATTGGTTTCAATTCAGTATATCACCTAACAGACTGCCCTACATTTATCTCTGACAATGAGAAACTTGGAATATTCGATCCCCACCTGAAATACATCACTGGTGCCAGTGTTAACAAACCTGGTATACTTTTTGATCCAGTTAGTGAATTGCAAAGTAGCTTCAAACACATGTTGAGTGGCTATCTTGGAGACTTTATCAAATTGGAAGGGGGGACGCTCTTCAGATTCCCACTAAGACAGGAGGGCGATGCTTCTGACATATCGAGCAGCACATATGGACCATCAGATGTAAGAGAACTTATAAGACAGTTTCAATCTAACGCCTTTGACAGTCTTATGTTCCTCAATCACATAAAGACCATCAAACTCTCAGAAATAACTATCTCTGGAGAACTGAAACAGCTATACATGGTTGGAGTAGAAATGACAGAGAGTGATACTCTGAAACGAGAAGATATGGCAAAGCATATTTCCCAACATAAGAATACAACAGTGGTTGAAATTCCAGTTAAAGTAACTGACTACCTTCTCAGTGTTAAGGATTCAAAACATCGAGAAGAAGACTGGTTGATAGTTCAACAGTTCGGTTTTTCAGAGAGACCTGATGAACATCTGGCTCATGAAGATATTGGAAAACTTCTCCCAAGAGCTGGAGTGGCAGCTATGGTTTCAGAGCACACCCCTGTTGCAACAAAATACCCTTCCTACATACGACCTGGCATGTCATCACCTGCACCTGCTGCAAAGGAAATGACAAAGCAAAAGTATGCGTACTGTTTTCTTCCACTTCCAATTGAAACTGATTTGCCTGTCAATGTTAATGGTCACTTTGCCTTGGACAGATCACGCAGATACCTTTGGAGAGATCAAGGTCATAGACACAGCTTTCGAGGTGCATGGAATGAACAACTAATCAGCAAGGCATTGGCTCCAGCATATTCCACCTTGTTAAGTGTTGCAGCTCAAAAGTATGTTGTAAATTTAAAAGAGGACAGTGATATGGATGAAGTAAAATCAAAGGATTTGGAATGGTACCATGGCCTTTTTCCATTAGTACAGAAAGGGGTTGTTGAACTGACAGGAACAAGAAAATGGGAGTGGACTTTTCTTGCAGAGCAAACAATGGTGTACATTGCCTCTATGCGTGTGAAAGTTTTACCAATGATCAAGCACAGTGGTTTAGATGAAGCAGTCATATCATGGCATGAACCAGTCAATGAAGATAACAGCGTGTTCTTTGACTCGTTAGGAAGGGGAAATACAGGAAAGCTGATAAGATCATTCTTAATGGCATCTGGTTTCAACCTCCTTGCATCACCTATGAGGATATATGACTCCTTCTTACACTTAGGTATCAAGGTGCATACGGTGACCCCAGTATCTATTGTGGAGTTTATGCATTCTAACTCATGTGCAGTAGGAAACGTACCTTGTGGTATTGATCTTTCAACATACAAAACTGTCAAATCATACCTTAAAGTCTTGAAGTATGTCCTCAAGTGCATCAAAGATCCACGACAGTTGTCAGGACTTCCACTCCAGTTATGTGCTGACAATACAGTCGGTGTTTTCAGGACTTGTGATCCACCCTATCTTTCTGAGTTTACTGATCTGTTACCATCTCTAAAACACAAATTCCTAAGTCCAGACACTCACTCGATTTTATTGGAATTCATGCGCGGACTTGACTCTTCTACTACTGTTAATGCCTGGAAAGACCTAACACCTCACGAACTCAGTCAGCATCTGAACAGTGTACTTCCAGATGAATGGGAAAATGTGCCTCACTGTATCACACTTTTGGATGTGCCTAACAAAGACTTTTACATTCAGTGGCTGCAGCTGCTCTGGAAATATCTTTGTACAAGAACAGATGATGATCCACTACATCACCTGCAATCATGGCCCATAATACCAATCACAGAGTCATCACTCCTGTCACCGTCAAATGGAAAGCATGTTCTCAATTTGCTTTCCAGAGAAGATGAATGGAGTTTGCAGTTCCATGTTAGCCAACTATTTAGGAAACTGAGGTGCCCAGAGGTTTCACAAGAAATCATAGAAAACGAACCATGCACAAAGGAAAGGATTGCAGAGCTACTCCAACCATATGTGGTATCTCCAGAAGAATGCAAGGATGTCTTGTCACTGATTGACTATTTGATGACTAAGAGGTCAATCTGTTTTCTCAGCATTAGTAAATATGAGGCTGAAACCTTTCTTCAATACTTTCAAAAggaaattaaaaattacagcCATCAGCATATTAACATACTGAAGAAGCTACcagtttatgagaaacacaGTGGCGAGTTAACAAGCCTGTACAGCTATAGCAAATGCCATGTGCTATCTGGATCATTTCCAGAAGTTCCTGATGGCCTATGGAACAAGTGCAGCTGTGTTTTCTTATCTCCTAAACTTCATCTTCAGTTGCTACTTCAAGGCATAGGAGTATCTGCTATCGACGTTTTTGATGTGTACAAAATGTACATCATCCCAAATTTCCATATATTTTCCAATCAATCTCGAGTTGCTCATCTGAAGTACATAAGAGATAAATTGATGCCATCACGTTTGAACAACAAGCAACAagaacatatcatcagaatCCTTTCATCAGTTGAATTGATTCCCTCAGAAGATGGCACTCTGAAAAGGGTTGATTATTTCTTTGATCCAAAGAACAATGTGTTTATGGAAATGGAGGATAAATGCTATCATCTACCCAAAGAATTTGCAGATGATTACCGATGGGGAAATTTCTTAGAAAGACTTGGCTTGAAAACAACAGTTACCAAATCTTTGTTTCTTCAGTATGTGAACAGAGTTGCTACCTCAGCAATACGTTGCACATCTGCTGCTCTAAAACCAATTCTGTGTAAGTCCAAACTGCTAGCAGGTGAACTTAATAATAACAATGACTTGCGTACACCAGACACTTtccaagaaatttcaaaaatcaagttCATTCCATCAGCACGTGTGAGACATGACTTATGTGACATTCACCCACCATTTCTGAGAGAAGGCACTGATGTCGTACCCTTTATCTGCTATAATGGTAACATATCTGAACAACATGTGGAATTAGCTTGGACAAGCTGTTTCCTTCTACCACACTGGGCAATACCTACACGATATGAATATATCAGAAACAAGAGGGTGGACCTTCATCAATATCTTGGCATATCAGATAAACAGTCACTTGGCAGTGTCATTAATcactgtcaaaatatttgtgaccGGATGGCAAAGGAAAACTGTCCTGACACTGAAGACACTGTTCCAAAGAAGACAAGAGAGACTCTATCTTCTGTGTTGATTAAGATATATAAATATCTGcagcaaaatataaataatacaCCTTTGAAGACAAGGCTATCTAATACACCCTTAGTACTGGTTGATAATAATAAAATGCTTGTACGTGCCAACCAACTTGCTTACAAGCTTGGCCCACTACCCAGTGATACCCTACAGCCATATATGTATACACCACCAAGAGCTCTCGGGCAGTATGATGAGCTATTTCAACAACTGGGAACTGAAGAGAATGCAACATTTCAGCAATATGCATGTGTTCTCACTTCAATCaaagaaagatgcaaagacaaCAATATGGATCCCAATGAGAAAAAGAAAGTACTATCGGCTACAAAGGCTTTGTTTCATTACCTTAGTGATGATACATATGAAAAAGACAGTGAGAGTGTCAACAGACTCTACCTGCCAAGTGCAACCTATAAGCTCAAGTTATCTACTGAATTATATCATGGTAGTTATCATTTGATACGtcgaattgaccaatcagagtatGACTTTCTCTTGCCTCTTACTGAATGTGGATGTGACGAAAGGAAGGGAAACATGAGTGTCGAATTACTACCAGAAAAACACCGGCCAAAAGATGTTGGAAAGGTCGTATCTGAGAAAATAGGCCCTCATGCCAAGCCGTGTATTGCAGAGTCTTGTGATTACAGTTGCCACTTCAAAGGAATGCTGAGCAGTGAAGAACTTGCCCTGGCTTTAAAGAGAATTATTAGACATCAGCGAGGACCAAATTTTCTCGATACATGCAGGAAAGATCAGATTGCcaacttaaaaacaaaattacggATCCATTGCATGAGGAAATTGGAAACAATGATTTACAGTCCATCTAGAGGAGAATACATTGATGGAAGTGAAAACGACCAACAAATATTTATGAGTGAAAGTGAAGATGGCTTTGACCTGTATATAAATCATGGGGACATTCCAGTGGAGATTCGCCTGCTGGGAAAATTGGTCACTAAAGTGAACAAGATAATATCTTGGCAAGTAATAGACACTGCGGTCGTACAAACTCTGCTGTCAAAAggtgttgaacattttgaagacatCCTGTCTGAAGACTACCATATACCTGAATATGACCAAATTGATGAGGTGAAAGAAGATGAAAGTTCCCCAGGTAAACCAGTACCTGAAGACGTCGTTAATCTTTTGAACAATGATCCCATCAACAGTTTTCGTGCAGGTGAAGTTGTTGCATCAAGAAAATCTATACAAGAAGGAGATGGTGCAGAAAGTGAATCAGGAGAATATGTGTTTGCTGAAGTAATTGAAGTGCTTGATGTTTATGCTGATTCAGGTGATACACGTGGACGAAAAAAAAAGTATAAGGTCAATAGTGGAGGAAATGAGCCTGTTGAAGTAAGCTGCAATGATCTCTTTAAATTCAAGCGATtcaaaaaataa